The uncultured Bacteroides sp. genome includes the window TCGTGAAAGATTTGAAGAAGAAGTGACGAAAATCGGTTCTTTTCGAGCATAAAAATCCTTGATGCGTGTATTCATTCTGCATTTGATTTCTCCATTCAATTTATTTTTTTGTAGTGCATGTTTGATGATAATCATCTGATATACAGTTATATACTCATTGTGCGTATTTAGATATTTTTTAGTATGCGGAGAGGTGTGCTTTTTTTTATTTGATATTTGCATTGTTGCTTCACAGGAAGAAGTGACAGGACAATAATTGATTAAAATCTAGTAAGTTATGAAAAGCGCAAAAAGAAAAAAAAGTTTCTGCAAGCAATTCTTTCTCTTGATAGGGCTGTTCTTCTCGGTAAGTGCAGCGGCACAGCAAGTAAGAGTGTCTGGAACGGTGAAAGATGCTATTGGTGAGCCAGTAATTGGAGCTAATGTGTTGATAAAAGGAACAACCAATGGTACGATTACCGATTTGGACGGAAGATATGTGTTGTATAGTGCAAACTTGAAAAAAGATGTGTTGGTCTTCTCATTTATTGGCTATAAGAATGTTGAAAAGCCTTGTCAGGGAAGGACTGAAATCAATGCAACATTGGTGGAAGATGCACAAGCGCTTGCCGAAGTGGTTGTTATCGGATACGGACAGGTTCGCAAAAGTGATGCTACCGGTTCACTAACTTCGGTTAAAGCCGATCCGTCTATTCGTGGTCTGGCTCCTAATGCTCAGGATATGTTGGTAGGTAAAATTGCCGGAGTTAATATTACTAATGCCGGTGGTTCCCCCTCGGCAGGAGCTACAATTCGTATTCGTGGAGGTTCTTCACTCTCGGCCAGCAATGATCCATTAATTATTATCGATGGAGTACCTCTTGATAATGGTGGTATCGGAGGTGTAGGCAATTTGTTAAGCACCGTTAACCCCACGGATATTGAATCTTTCACTGTGCTAAAGGATGCTTCTGCAACTGCAATTTATGGCTCACGTGCATCTAACGGTGTTATTATAATTACCACGAAGAAAGGGAGTAGTGGTAAGGTTCGGGTTACTTATGACGGAAATGTATCTGTGGGAACCCGGGTTGATGAAGTAAAAGTAATGAATGGGGATGAGTTTCGCTCATTCGTGACCGAGACGTTTACAGGATTAACGAACCAGGATGAGGTAATTGGTAAATTAGGGCAGGCCAATACAGATTGGCAAGGTGAAATATTCCGCACAGCGGTCAGCACTGAGCATAATTTGAGCGTATATGGTTCTGTGAAAGACGTTCTTCCCTATCGCATTTCTATGGGATATACCAATCTCAATGGTATTCTAAAGACTTCTAATATGGAACGCTATACCGGTAGTATTTCTCTTACTCCTTCCTTACTTGATAATCATCTGAACATGACTTTGAATGGTAAAGGGATGTATGTGAAGAACCGTTTTGCATCTCAAGGAGCTATCGGTGCCGCCGTCTCAATGGATCCTACGCAACCGGTATACGATGAGAATAGCCCTTATGGAGGTTATTTTACGTGGACTGGTGCCGATGGGAATATACTGGGTGTTGCTACGAAAAATCCTCTTTCTTTATTGGAAATGACCAATGACAATTCAGAAGTATTTAACTTCATAGGTAATGCACAGCTTGATTATAAAGTACATTTCTTTCCCGATTTGCACTTTAACCTGAATGTAGGATTAGACTATTCAAAAAGTACAGGACATAAATATACTTCCGAATTTGCACCATCGGATTATCTCAATGGAGGATACGATGGAAATTGGGAACAAAGACGCCGGAATAGTCTACTCGATTTTTATGCCCAGTACATGAAGAATCTCGGATTCCTGGATAGTCATATTGACATAATGGGCGGATATTCATGGCAACACTATTGGCGGTCAGGGAATAATCACGATTATAGAGTGTCAAAAATTGATGCGGAAGGAAATCCGGAAGTCATCAGCATAAATAACTATGAAACAGAGAATTATATCGTATCCTTCTTTGGCCGCTTGAATTATAGTATTAAAGACAAGTATTTGCTTACATTCACCTTGCGTGATGATGGTTCATCTCGTTTTCATAAAAATAATCGTTGGGGAATATTTCCTTCTGTAGCGCTGGCTTGGAGGGTTATCAATGAAGACTTTATTAAAGACTCGAAAATAATAAGTGATCTTAAACTACGTTTAGGCTGGGGTATAACCGGGCAACAGGATATTAACCAGGGAGATTATCCTTATATGGGGCGTTATGAGTATAGCGTTGGTAATCAGGCCAATTATATTTGGGGTTATAGTAACGGCGTAGCAAACTGGATGTCACTAATTCGACCTACTTCCTTTAATCCTGATTTGAAGTGGGAATCTACTGCCACTTATAATGTCGGCTTAGACTATGGTTTCCTGAAAAATCGCATTACTGGTTCTTTGGATTTCTATTATCGTAAAACGAAGGATTTGATCAATGCTGAAACAAAAGTAGCGGCCGGAACTAACTTTAGCGAATATGTGGTAGCCAATATTGGTTCATTGAAGAACATGGGTACTGAATTTTCAGTTAATGTGATTCCAGTACAGACCAAATCCTGGGAATGGGAATTGGGAGCTAATGTTGCATATAATAAAAATGAAATTACAGAGTTAAGTTATGGTGATAACAAAAATGCCATTCGGCGTTATGGAACTACCGGTGGAGATGGAGGCTTCCAATTAATGGCTCATACTGTCGGTAATCCCGCCGGGATGTATTATGTGTACGAACAACTTTATGATACAAGCGGAAAACCCATTGAAGGATTTTATAAGGATCGTAATAATGATGGACAGATTAACGAACAAGATTTGTATCTTTATCATAAGCCGGCTCCAGACTGGACGTTTGGTTTGAATACCAAATTATCATGGAAAGTATGGGATATTTCTCTTGCCGGACACGGAAGTACAGGTAACTATAATTATAATGCTATTGCAGCTAATAATGCCGAACTGAGTTCTGCTCGCGTGTATGCTAATGAATTCTTGTCGAATAGGGTAATGAGTGCATTTGATACCCGTTTTCAAACTAAAAAAGTATTATCAGACTACTATGTTCAGGATGCTTCTTTCTTTCGTATTGATAACATCACATTAGGTTGGTCTTTTGATCACATAGCTAAAACGGCTATTAAAGGACGTGTTTATGGTACTGTGCAGAATCCGGTAGTATTTACAAAATATAAAGGGTTGGATCCGGAAGTTGCCGGAGGTGTGGACAATGATTTTTATCCCAGACCTTTAACCGTGATGTTTGGAGTCAGTATTAATTTCTAAATAAGAAGATATTATGAAAAAAATAATAGATAAAGCTGTTTTTGCTGCGATTTGTGGAGCTATGTTGTCGCTGGCTTCCTGTATCAGTGATTTGGATACTGTTCCATTGACAGATAATGTTTTATTACCCGAAACTGCATGGGCAAATCAAGATACTTATGCACAATTTGTTGCCAAAATTTACGCTGGCTTTGCACTGTCAGGTAATGAAGGTCCGTCGGGAATGCCCGATATTGTAGGCAGTGATCAGGGAGAGGCTACTTTTCTGCGCTCTTATTGGAATTTGCAAGAGTTGCCTACGGATGAGGCCGTAATAGCTTGGAGTGACGATGGACTGAATGGACTTCAGTTCAATCAATGGACGTCCAGTAATCGATTCTGTGAATTAAACTATAATCGTATGTTGCTTAATGTAGCTTTCTGCAATGAATATCTGCGACAAACAACTCCTGATGTTTTGGACACACGAGGAGTGGATGAAACAATGAAATCTAAGATAGAGACATATAGATATGAAGTACGTACATTGCGTGCTATGAATTACTATTTTCTTATCGATTTATTTGGAAGTGTGCCTTACATAACCGAGAATGATGGTGTTGGTTCTTATTTACCGGAACAGAAAGATCGTACATTCTTATTTCCATGGATTGAATCCGAGTTGAAAGCATGCGAAGGCCATTTACCAGCAAAAAGTGCAGAGAACTATGGTAAAGTGAATGATCCTACGGTGTGGATGCTCTTAGCTAAAATGTACCTGAATGCAGAAGTTTATATTGGAGAAAATCGCTATACTGATTGCCTTACTTATCTTAATAAAATAATGACAACAGGATATTCTCTTGATAAAACCTATAAAAATATGTTTGGAGCGGATAATAATAAATCTTCTGAGATTATTTTCCCGATAGCTTTTGATGGAAAATCGGCTACGTCTTATGGGGGCACTACTTATTTGATGGCAGCAGCTTATGGTTCGGACATGGATCCCGGGACAAACTTCGGATTGGCTCAATCATGGTCGGGTGTGCGTTCTTCAGAGGCATTGACTTCTTTGTTTGATGAAAATGATAAACGTGGCTTATTCTGGAAAGACAAAAGAACTCAGGCTACAACTCAATGGAGTGATTATAATTCCGGTTGGGCAGTGATTAAGTATACAAATATGAATAGTGATGGTACACCGGGTTCAGATAATGTATTTCCGGATACGGATTTTCCGATGTATCGTTTGGCTGACGCTTACTTGATGTACGCCGAAGCTGTGTTGAGAGGTGGAGAAGGCGGAAGCAAGTCCCAGGCCTTATCTTATGTCAATGATTTGCGAATTCGTGCCGGAATTAATATTATAGGCGATTCGGATTTGACGCTTCAGTTTATATTAGATGAGCGGGCACGCGAACTTTATTGGGAAGGCCATCGTCGTACAGACTTAATTCGTTTTAGCTTTTTCACTAAAAGTTATGCCTGGCCATGGAAGAACGGAGTATATGCCGGTACTGCCAATATAGACGATAAATATAATTTATACCCTATCCCTGCCGCCGAGATGGTAGCAAATCCTAACATGAAACAGAATCCGGGTTTTTAATTCAAATTTCAATAATTACATTATGAAGACATATAGATATTTTTTGAATATAATTGTTTGCATGCTGTTTCTTTGTGCATGTAGCGAAAAAGACACAGAACCTGTGCTAACTCGTGTTGATTCGAGTTCGCTCAATGCTTTACCTTTTCAGAGCATTGTGCTCAGTCAGCCAGCAGAGTTAAGCAGTCCTCTATTGTGTACGGTTACCTGGACGGGTACTCAGTTTTATTTTGACGACTCAACGAGTCCGTTACCGGCCGGACCGGTCAGCTATACACTTGAGATAGCCAAAGTTAACGAGAACTTTGCTGCTGCACAATCCTTGGCGGTTACTAACTCACTTTACGCTGATCTATTAATTAAGGATATTAATAAACTTCTGATTGAGAAATTTGAAGTGCAGCCCGGAGATACTTTTGACGCTGAAATTCGGGTGGTGGCTACTTACGGTGAAGGATTGGCAAAGTCTGTAGTTTCTTCTAATACTGTTAAGTTAAGTATAACGACTTATAAAGAAGAGCAGGAAGTCCCTGTCTTGAAGAGAATATACATTTGTGGAAATATGAATGGTTGGGACAATACGAACACTGATTTTATGATGTTCCGCGACGATAGCGATCCGACAAATGAGGTTTATACATATACCGGACGTATCGAAGCCGGCTGTTACTTTAAATTTTGTCCTGAAGAATCATTGGGTACCTATAAAATGTACTGCGATAATGGTGCTGGGCAGGTGAGTTATGAAGATCGTGGAGATGGCTCTTTCTTCAATGAAATTGAGGGCTACAAAACAATTACTTTGAATTTGAAAGAGATGACTTGCACAATTACGGATTATGATATGTCTCAGGCCAAAGAATGGGAAATGATAAATTTTGTAGGCGATTTCTGTGGATGGGGAGCTGATGATGCTGATCCGGCCATGACGCAATCAGCGTACGATCCACACATTTGGAATCTTGCTCTGAACATTGATAATCCGGGTTATGGGGTGAAGTTCCGGGTTAGCCATAGTTGGGATAATAGATGGTGTCCTTTTGTGCCAACAGATATTCCTTACGGAAAGGCTGAATACAATCCCACATCACAGGATAATAATATAAGTATACAAGAGGCAGGAGATTATTATGTGAAGTTTAACGATCTGACGGGTCACTATATTGTAATGTTACAGAAATGAGAATTAAACCACTATTTGTTCTAATGGTGATCGCCTTTATTAGTTGTAGTAGTAATCCGGATATAACTGATCCGGATACTTCTGGCAACCAAGGGGTCTCTGTCATTAGCAAAAACAACCGGGTTATTTATGAAGTAAATGTCCGCAATTATTCGGCCGAAGGCAACTTTGCCGGAGTAGAGAAAGATCTTCCAAGACTGAAGAGCCTGGGAGCGGATATCCTTTGGTTGATGCCTATTCATCCTATCGGTAAAGAAAATAGAGAAGGAACCAAAGGTAGTCCGTATGCAGTGAAAGATTATAAAGCGGTGAATCCCGATTATGGGACATTAGCCGATTTACAATCTCTGGTAAAAGCTGCTCATGCCGCTAATATGGAAATCTGGTTGGATTGGGTTGCTAATCATACTGCCTGGGATCATGTTTGGGTAAAAGATCATCTTGACTATTATGCCGAAAAAGAAGGTGTAAGGCCATATTCGCCAAATGACTGGGGAGATGTTATTCAATTGGATTACAATAATGCGGCTATGCGTGCGGCCATGATAGACGCTATAAAATATTGGGTGCAGGAAGCTGATATTGACGGTTTCCGGTGTGATGCCGCCTCTTTTATACCTCTTTCCTTTTGGAGAGAAGCCCGTGCGGAGGTTAATAAGATCAAAAACATCACTTGGCTGGCCGAAGGAGATAATCCTGAGTATATGGAGGTGTTCGACTATGATTATGCTTGGGAATTTAACACTCAACTCAATACATTTGGTAAAGAAAATAATGTAACTGCTCTTATTGATGCTTGTCGAAAGTTGTATGATAACAGTAATTACTCAGCTAAAGGGAGGATGGTTTTTTTGACGAACCATGATCTGAATGCTTATGACGGAACTGAATTTGTTCGTTATGGCGATGCCCTTTTGCCATTAACCGTACTTTCTTTTACTATTTACGATATGCCGCTGATATATAACGGACAAGAAATAGGCATGAATAAGTCAATGGGGCTATTTGATATAGAGAAGGTGCAGTGGAGTCCTGTAAATCAGACGATCAGCAACCTTATAAAAAAGCTCACGCAACTTAAGAGAACTCAGCTTGCACTTGAAAGCGGAGCCGGTCGTGGAACACTTACCTGCTATCAGATGTCAAGTGATAAAGTCTTTGCCTATTCACGTAAGAAAGGGAGTAATGAGGTACTTGTATTGCTTAATTTCGGGCCTTCTCCTGTTAATGTGCGTTTTAGTGATCAGGCACCTTCGGGCAACTTTACTAATTACTTAAAATCCGGTAATCAGGAATTTACTTCTCAGACAGTACTGACTCTTCCGGCCAATGGATATGCGATATATGTCAAGTAATTATAATACAAAATAAGATAACGAATGGATAAAAAGATTGTGGGGATATTGGTATTATTATTTTCTGTCTCTTTTTTAAAGGCACAGCAAATAACTTCTCCGAATGGGAATCTTATACTGAAATTTCAGATGAGTAGCGGAGTTCCTTTTTACGAATTAATTTATAAGGATAAAACGGTGATTAAACAGAGCCGTCTTGGGCTGGAAACGGAGGAAGCTTCTCTTTCGAGCGGATTTACCGAGACCGATGTACAGAAGAGCTCTTTCGATGAAACATGGACTCCGGTATGGGGAGAATATAGTCATATCAGGAACCAATATAATGAAATGGTTGTTACATTGGCACAGAAAGAACAACATAATAGAATGATTATTGTGCGGTTTCGCCTGTTCAATGATGGGTTGGGATTTCGCTATGAGCTGCCGGTACAAGACGATTTGAATTACTTAACTATTAGTAATGAGGTCACCGAATTTAACCTTACAGGAAATCACAAAGCTTTTTGCATTCCGGGTGATTATGATACGAATGAATTTGCTTATACTACCGCCCTTCTCTCGGATATAAGAGAAGAGATGAAGAAAAATATAAGTAAGAAAGGGTACGAATCTCAGGCTACTTCATTTACGGTACAAACACCTTTGATGTTAAAGTCTGCCGATGGAATTTATATCAATATCCACGAGGCTGCATTGGTCGATTACTCGGCCATGTTGTTAAATGTGGATGATAAGAATTTTCGTCTCAGTGCTCACCTTACTCCCGATAAGCTAGGTAAGAAAGGATACTTGCAGTTACCTTCTCGCTCACCTTGGCGTACTATTATTGTAAGCGATGATGCACGGGATATTTTAGCTTCGCAAACCATTCTGAACTTAAATGAGCCGTGTAAGTACAGCGATACATCTTGGATTAAACCTCAAAAATTCATTGGAGTGTGGTGGGAGATGTTTGTTGGTGACGGTAGAACATGGGCATATAGCGATGACTATAAAGCTAAACCCGGGGTTACTGATTATCAAAAATTGAAGCCCAATGGCCGCCATCCGGCTAATACAGCCCATGTTAAAGAGTACATTGACTTTGCCGCAGAGAATGGGATTGACGCCGTGCTTGTGGAAGGATGGAACGAAGGTTGGGAAGACTGGACTTCTTATCGGAAAGATCACCAGTTCTCGTTTACTACACCTTATCCTGATTTTGATGTACAGGAACTGCATCGATATGCAGCTTCAAAGAACGTGCATATCATCATGCATCATGAAACGGCTTCTAATGCTGCCGATTATGAACGTCAACTGGATAAAGCCTTTCAATTTATGGTCGATAACGGATATAACTCCGTAAAAACGGGATATGTGGGATATGTCATTCCACGTGATGAGTATCACTCATCTCAATGGATGAATAATCATTATATTTATGTGGTAAAGCGCGCAGCCGATTTTAAAATTATGGTTGATAGCCATGAAGCTGTACGCCCCACCGGCTTATGTCGTACGTATCCGAATTGGTTGGCTCAGGAATCCGCCCGTGGGGGAGAATTTGAATCAATGGGAGGTAATGATTGCGATCATACCACAATTCTTCCTTTTACTCGTCTGATGGGAGGGCCAATGGATTATACTCCGGGAATATTTCAGACGAAACTTAGCTATTATAAAGGAAATAAGATGGATCAGGAAGTGCACACTACTTTGGTGAAGCAGTTGGCACTTTATGTTACCATGCCCAGTCCGATGCAAATGGCTGCCGACTTACCTTCGAACTACAAGCGTTTTATGGATGCTTTTCAGTTTATTAAGGACGTGGCTGTTGATTGGGATAATAGCTGGTATCTGGAAGCAGAACCCGGAGATTATATAACAGTGGCTCGTAAAGCGAAAGGTAAGGATGAATGGTTTATCGGGGCTATTACAGATGAAAATCCCCGTGTGGCAACAATCAACTTCAATTATCTTCCCGCAGGCAAGTTATATATTGCTACCATCTATGAAGATGGCAAAGATGCTGATTGGGATAAAAATCCGCAGAGTTATCGCATACGAAAAGTGTTAATTACTAATAAGAGTGTGTTAAAACAACAATTGGCTTCGAGTGGTGGAGCGGCCATTAGTATAAAAGCAGGTTGTGTGGAGGAAATGAAGGGATTGAAAGAAATTAAATGATGGAATTAACTTCCGGCATTTAATATTTTAGTTAACAATAGGATGAGCATGGACTGTGAAGTTCGTGCTCTTTTTTACTATGTATGTGTTTGGTACTAGAAAAAAATATTGGTATCTACTAAAGAGGTCTTCCCTTGTAAGGAAGACTTCTTTAGTGGATATTTTGGTTGGTATCTTTTTAATGTAGCATAACTTTGACTGTTGTGTTACAGGCGCACATTTTTTTTATATTTCAGCAGCAATAAAATAATGCCGATAAGTAATAATGCGAGCCCTATGTAGGCAATGGATTCTGTTACGTGGAGGCTTTTCGGATTGAATTTCATCTCTACAATATGTTGCCCGGCGGGAATGTTCATTGCTCTTAAAATGTAATTGGCACGGGCTATCTCAGCCGGCTTGCCATCAATGGTTGCTCTCCATCCGGGGTAGTATATTTCTGAGAAAACAACGACTCCGTCTTTTGCGGAAGAGGTTTTATATACTAAATGGTTGGGCTCGTAACTCGTCAGGCGGATAGCCGAAAGTGTATCTTTGTAGCAATCTGTCACGCCATTGAGCTGCTCTTTAAAATGGTTATCTACGACGGCTGTTTTTGTAGGGATGATTGATCCCATTGCATCAATTTCTTCATTGGCATTATCTACGTAACGTATGTTGTTTATAAACCAAGCGTTTCCGTATGCATAAGGATTCTTAATTGGTGCAACTTTTCCTTGTGCCGCGGGGAATATGAAATATTTTGTATTCAGCATGTTTAGCACGCGAAATTTATCACCGTTTACACTGTCCATCTTTCCTTGAACAGCAGCTATTTCATTATAAGCCGCTTGCATTTCTGTTGTGATGTGGTGGTCTATCATTTCTTGGTAACGGCGAAGCTTGGCCGCGTGATATCCTCCTACGCTCTTGTGCCAATAGGCTGTATTATTTTCATTGAAGGTGTTGGTTGCAAAATTAAGTACACGATAATCAAGGGTGGTATCTTGTAATATAATCTCATCAGCCTGTGTTTTATTGAAGGCTTCAGTTTTCTCCTCCGCAGGAACAAACTGATCATCGCGTAAGTATCGTTTATTGACCATCCACATGTCTCCCAGACAGAGTATGGCTATTGCGGCAATGGTCCAGGCTCTATTTAGTTTGCGTGCATTGTAGGCCAGTAGCAGTGCAGTACCAATAGCTACAATAAAGAGACTGCGCCAAGCGTCTGAGGTGAGTAAATAGACACGTACTTCTTCCAGATTAGCCAGGAGAGGTGATAATTGATCTCCCGGGATAGCTTGTTTTAAAGCAGCCATTTCTTGTGCGGGAACGAATGTAGAGAAAAACAAGCGGGGGGCTATGGCAAATAGAAAAGCAAAGCCACCTGTTAATCCGAAACTTATATATACGTATTTCAGCTTATTTTTTAATATTTCCGGCTTGCTGAATATTTCTTTTAGCGTGAGTATGGCCAATAATGGGATGGTGAATTCTGCAATAACAAGAATTGAAGAAACAGCACGGAACTTATTATACATAGGCACATAATCGATGAAGAAATCTGTAAATCCCATAAAGTTTCGTCCCCATGCAAGCAATATGGAGAGGAGAGTTGCACCCATGAGTGCCCATTTCATAGGCCCCTCTACGATGAAAAGGCCGAGAATGAAGAGCATCAGTACAAAAGCTCCTACATAAACCGGCCCAGAGGTCATCGGTTGATCGCCAAAATATTGGGTGAGTTGCGAATAGATGTTGCTGTACATTGGGTTTGCTTTCTCCATTGCCTTTTCATTCTGCGACAATGGCTCTGATGCACCTCCTTTAATGTTAGGCACTAGTAAAGAAAATGTTTCTCCTATACCATAGCTCCATTGTGTGATGTAGTCGCGATCGAGCCCGCTGCTTGTTTGTTTGGCTGCATCTCCCTCCACTTTCAGCTCGCTTTTACCACGCATGGTTTCTTTACTGTATTCGTAAGTATGGTAGAGATTTGACAAATTAGCTGAAATGCCAATAAGTGCAGCAAAAACTAATATTGCACTGGCTTTAAAAAAGTGTACCAGTTCTTTTTTGCGCCAACACTCTTCAAAGAAGGCTCCTACTATAAACAGAATTACAAAGAGAAAGTAGTAACTCATTTGTACATGGTTCGACAGAATCTGCAGAGCCAGAAAGAATGCAGTCAATATTCCTCCAAGCAGGTATTTCTTTCGATAAGTAAGAACTATGCCGGCTATTGTGGGAGGGATATAAGCCAAAGTGATAAATTTCCAGATATGTCCTGCAGAAATTAATATAAAGAAGTAAGATGAAAAGGCCCATATAATACCTCCTAATCCTGATAACCAAGGTGATACACCCAGTGTTCTTAATAGAATGTAAAAGCCCAGCATCATTACAAATGTGAGCCATACATAGTTGGGTAAGAAAAGGTGATATGCTTTTTCTGCAACTCTCAAGGTTT containing:
- a CDS encoding YfhO family protein, with amino-acid sequence MKKLLPDIIVVLAFIAISFTYFFPAIVEGRIIFQHDTAAGVGAGQEAKEYYERTGEHTRWTNSIFGGMPTYQISPSYDSTETLRVAEKAYHLFLPNYVWLTFVMMLGFYILLRTLGVSPWLSGLGGIIWAFSSYFFILISAGHIWKFITLAYIPPTIAGIVLTYRKKYLLGGILTAFFLALQILSNHVQMSYYFLFVILFIVGAFFEECWRKKELVHFFKASAILVFAALIGISANLSNLYHTYEYSKETMRGKSELKVEGDAAKQTSSGLDRDYITQWSYGIGETFSLLVPNIKGGASEPLSQNEKAMEKANPMYSNIYSQLTQYFGDQPMTSGPVYVGAFVLMLFILGLFIVEGPMKWALMGATLLSILLAWGRNFMGFTDFFIDYVPMYNKFRAVSSILVIAEFTIPLLAILTLKEIFSKPEILKNKLKYVYISFGLTGGFAFLFAIAPRLFFSTFVPAQEMAALKQAIPGDQLSPLLANLEEVRVYLLTSDAWRSLFIVAIGTALLLAYNARKLNRAWTIAAIAILCLGDMWMVNKRYLRDDQFVPAEEKTEAFNKTQADEIILQDTTLDYRVLNFATNTFNENNTAYWHKSVGGYHAAKLRRYQEMIDHHITTEMQAAYNEIAAVQGKMDSVNGDKFRVLNMLNTKYFIFPAAQGKVAPIKNPYAYGNAWFINNIRYVDNANEEIDAMGSIIPTKTAVVDNHFKEQLNGVTDCYKDTLSAIRLTSYEPNHLVYKTSSAKDGVVVFSEIYYPGWRATIDGKPAEIARANYILRAMNIPAGQHIVEMKFNPKSLHVTESIAYIGLALLLIGIILLLLKYKKNVRL